A single region of the Winslowiella toletana genome encodes:
- a CDS encoding MdtA/MuxA family multidrug efflux RND transporter periplasmic adaptor subunit, whose translation MNAARRTPKKIIIVAIVAVVAAGALWWWHHNSTPSSPGAVESQQQRGKGGARRGMPAAPVQAATAVTQSVPQYLTGLGTVNAASTVTLRSRVDGELMALHFTEGQQVAAGQLLAEIDPRPYQVALTQAQGQLAKDQATLANARRDLARYEKLAKTGLVSQQELDTQRSLVSETLGSIKADEGSVASAQLNLTYSRITSPIAGRVGLKQVDIGNYITSGDTNGIVVITQTHPVDVVFSLPENNIAMILPAQKSGDSLLTEAWDRSNKTHLTDGKLLSLDNQIDSTTGTIKLKARFANEDDKLFPNQFVNVRLKVNTLDDAIVIPAAALQMGSEGHFVWVVNSENKVSKKGVSVGIQDSEKVVIKAGLDSGERVVTDGLDRLTEGATVEVVAAQNTPLSSDKTTQRAKGERS comes from the coding sequence CGCACGCCAAAAAAAATTATTATTGTTGCCATCGTGGCAGTTGTTGCCGCCGGTGCGCTCTGGTGGTGGCACCATAACAGCACCCCGTCATCGCCGGGCGCTGTAGAATCTCAGCAGCAGCGCGGCAAAGGCGGTGCACGCCGTGGAATGCCTGCGGCTCCAGTACAGGCCGCTACTGCCGTCACGCAGAGCGTACCGCAATATCTTACCGGTTTAGGTACGGTGAACGCTGCCAGCACCGTAACGCTGCGCAGCCGCGTCGACGGTGAGCTGATGGCGCTGCACTTTACCGAAGGTCAACAGGTGGCAGCGGGTCAGCTGCTGGCAGAAATCGATCCGCGCCCGTATCAGGTGGCGCTGACCCAGGCGCAAGGGCAACTGGCAAAAGACCAGGCGACGCTGGCAAATGCACGGCGCGACCTGGCGCGTTATGAAAAGCTGGCAAAAACCGGACTGGTATCGCAGCAGGAGCTGGATACTCAGCGCTCGCTGGTCAGTGAAACACTGGGCAGTATCAAAGCCGATGAAGGCAGTGTCGCCAGCGCCCAGCTCAATCTGACCTACAGCCGGATTACCTCACCGATTGCCGGACGCGTCGGCCTGAAACAGGTCGATATCGGCAACTATATTACCAGTGGCGATACCAACGGCATCGTGGTGATCACCCAAACCCACCCGGTAGATGTGGTGTTCAGCCTGCCAGAAAATAATATTGCGATGATTTTACCGGCGCAAAAAAGCGGCGATTCACTGCTGACCGAAGCCTGGGATCGCAGTAACAAAACTCACCTCACCGACGGCAAGCTGCTGAGTCTGGATAATCAGATCGACAGTACTACCGGTACAATTAAGCTGAAGGCGCGCTTTGCTAATGAAGACGACAAACTGTTTCCTAATCAGTTTGTTAACGTGCGCCTGAAGGTCAACACGCTGGATGATGCCATCGTCATCCCGGCCGCCGCGCTACAAATGGGCAGTGAAGGCCACTTTGTCTGGGTGGTGAACAGCGAGAATAAAGTCAGTAAAAAGGGCGTCAGCGTCGGGATTCAGGACAGTGAAAAAGTGGTGATTAAAGCTGGCCTGGACAGCGGCGAGCGGGTGGTTACCGACGGGCTGGACCGCCTGACGGAAGGAGCCACGGTTGAAGTGGTGGCGGCACAAAACACCCCACTGTCATCCGATAAAACCACTCAACGCGCGAAGGGAGAGCGTTCCTGA